The Mycobacteriales bacterium region CCATGGAGGCGTCCTTTCAGGAAATCTGGTCAAGCGGGGACATTGCACCCCGCAGCTCTGGGGGATCGCGGTACAACCTAACTGATGACCTCGCGATACGTCATTAGTTGGCGACCACGTTGTTATCACGAGTTTGCTGGCGGTCCCATCGGCCGATCAGCGGTAGCGCAGTTGACCAGCCCTGCTCAGGGCTGACTACGGTGCGACGATGCCCCGCCCGCCGCGTCCCCGCCACTCGGCGACGCTCGCCTCGATCGCGGCTGAGCTCGGGATTTCGCGGACGACGGTGTCCAACGCCTACAACCGTCCCGATCAGCTCTCGCCCGACCTGCGCCAGCGGGTGTTCGACGCCGCCCGCCGGATCGGCTACGCCGGCCCGGACCCGGTCGCCCGCAGCCTGCGGACCCGTCGCGCCGGCGCGGTCGGCCTCCTTTTCACCGAGACCCTGTCCTACGCCTTCCGCGACCCGGCCGCGGTCGCCTTCCTCGAAGGCCTGGCGTTGGCCTGCGAGGGTGCCGGCACCAGCCTGCTGCTCGTCCCGGCCGGACCGGGTCAGCCCGGTGACCCCGACTCGGTCGCGCGGGCCGGCGTGGACGGGTTCGTCATCTACTCCATGCCCGACGACGACCCGCACGTGGCGGAGGCACTGCGGCGTCCGGTGCGCACGGTGATTGTCGACGAACCGCTGCGCGTGGACGACGTCGACTGGGTCGGTGTCGACGACCGCGCCGCGTGCGCGGCGATCGGCCGGCACCTGGTCGATCTGGGGCACCGACGGGTGGGGGTGGTGTGCAGCCGCCTCACGCTCGAGCGCAACGACGGGCGGGCAAGCATCGAACGGCAACGGGCGGCGGCGTACGCCCTCGAGCGGGCCCGGCTCGACGGCCTGGCCGACGGGCTCGGTGCGGGCGGGATCGACTGGGCCGACGTACCGGTGCAGGAGCGGTTCGACCACACGGTCGACGCCGGTGCCGTGGCGGCCGCGGCGCTGCTGGCCGAGCATCCCGAGCTCACCGCGATCGCGTGCACCACGGACGTCTTCGCCCTCGGCGTGCTCGCGGAGGCGGAGCGGCGCGGGCTGGCCGTGCCCGGCGCGCTGTCGGTCACCGGCTTCGACGACGTAACGGAGGCCGAACGGGTCGGCCTGACCACCGTGCACCAGCCGATGCTGGATAAGGGCACCGTCGCCGGTCGGTTGGTGTTGTCCGACGGTCCGGAGGCACGCCGGGTGGTGCTGCCGACCTTCCTCGTCGTACGCCGGTCCACCGGCCCGGCTCCCGGCGACTAGGGAGTGTCCGTGCCGAGTCGCGGTGAGGTAGTAGGCGACGGCTGGCTCATTTCGCGGCGGCGTAGTCGGCGACGACGGCGGTGGTGAGCGGGAGCCGGACCGGGGTGGCGCCGAAGACGAGGCGGGTCGCCTCCTCCGCGGCCTCGGTGACCGCCCGGGCGACGTCGTCGCCGGAGCCGGCCGGGCCGTGCACCACGACCTCGTCGTGCTGGAAGAACACCAGCTCGGCCGCGCCGTCGGCGATCACGGCCAGCCGCCGCCGCAGGAGTGCGAGCAGCACGGCGGCCCAGTCGGCGGCGGACGCCTGGATAAGGAAGTTGCGCGTGAACCGGCCCCAGTCGCGGGCCCGCCGCAGCGCCTGCTGCTCCCCGAGGTCGTCCTGACCCGGTCCGGGCGGCGGGCTGGTGCGGCCGAGTACCGAGCGCACCATGCCACCCGCCTCCCCGGTCCGGGCCGCGGCCTCCACGAGGGCGAGCGCCGCGGGATAACGCCGGGTCAGGGTGGCCAGCGCCGGGCTGCTGCCGCCGTACATCGCCGACAGCAGCCCGACCTTCGCCTGGGCGCGGTCGCCACCGAACGCCTGCGCCGCGAGTCCGGCGTAGAGATCCCCCTCGGCCGCCGCCTGCGTCATGTCCGGATCGGCGGCCAGCGCCGCCAGCACCCGGGGCTCGAG contains the following coding sequences:
- a CDS encoding substrate-binding domain-containing protein — encoded protein: MPRPPRPRHSATLASIAAELGISRTTVSNAYNRPDQLSPDLRQRVFDAARRIGYAGPDPVARSLRTRRAGAVGLLFTETLSYAFRDPAAVAFLEGLALACEGAGTSLLLVPAGPGQPGDPDSVARAGVDGFVIYSMPDDDPHVAEALRRPVRTVIVDEPLRVDDVDWVGVDDRAACAAIGRHLVDLGHRRVGVVCSRLTLERNDGRASIERQRAAAYALERARLDGLADGLGAGGIDWADVPVQERFDHTVDAGAVAAAALLAEHPELTAIACTTDVFALGVLAEAERRGLAVPGALSVTGFDDVTEAERVGLTTVHQPMLDKGTVAGRLVLSDGPEARRVVLPTFLVVRRSTGPAPGD